A stretch of the Lagenorhynchus albirostris chromosome 21, mLagAlb1.1, whole genome shotgun sequence genome encodes the following:
- the LOC132512737 gene encoding MICOS complex subunit MIC27-like, giving the protein MVAVRLGKETTMPAGLICASVRVHVAKEEESKEQLVKPKQLPIYTAPPLQSKYVEEQPGDLQMGFASIRTTTGHYIGWCKDVYVFVKNGIMDTAQFGKDAYVYLKNPLRDFLPKIGVITVSGLAAFISARKGSRFKRIAYPLGLATLGATVLYPVQSVMIAKVTGKKACAISQQIYEAVQSLWTKNNKKESFPEPKEKTKLGSSDEIEIPAKTTHNLCALPIELSSETKTKPESTSGATQFMPDPKLMDHGPFHPEM; this is encoded by the coding sequence ATGGTGGCTGTTAGGTTGGGAAAGGAGACAACCATGCCAGCAGGTCTGATATGTGCATCTGTAAGAGTGCATGTGGCCAAAGAAGAGGAGTCCAAGGAGCAGCTAGTGAAACCAAAGCAGCTCCCCATATATACTGCGCCACCTCTCCAGTCTAAATATGTTGAAGAACAGCCCGGTGACTTACAAATGGGCTTTGCATCCATTCGCACTACAACTGGTCATTATATTGGCTGGTGCAAGGATGTTTATGTCTTTGTGAAAAATGGGATAATGGATACAGCACAATTTGGAAAAGATGCATATGTCTATTTGAAGAATCCACTTCGAGACTTTCTTCCGAAAATTGGAGTGATTACAGTTTCAGGATTGGCAGCCTTCATTTCAGCGAGAAAAGGTTCTAGGTTTAAGAGAATTGCTTATCCACTGGGACTGGCCACTTTAGGAGCAACTGTTCTCTACCCTGTTCAATCAGTAATGATTGCAAAGGTAACTGGGAAAAAGGCATGTGCTATAAGCCAGCAAATTTATGAAGCAGTTCAATCATTGTggacaaaaaacaacaaaaaggagTCATTTCctgaaccaaaagaaaaaactaagctAGGAAGCTCTGATGAAATAGAAATACCTGCAAAAACAACTCACAACCTTTGTGCCTTGCCAATAGAACTCAGCTCTGAAACAAAGACCAAACCAGAATCCACCTCAGGTGCTACACAGTTTATGCCTGACCCCAAGCTCATGGATCACGGGCCGTTCCATCCGGAGATGTAG